A stretch of the Uranotaenia lowii strain MFRU-FL chromosome 3, ASM2978415v1, whole genome shotgun sequence genome encodes the following:
- the LOC129752244 gene encoding uncharacterized protein LOC129752244, whose protein sequence is MPKTKSDERVEDAIIRRKAILTNLSDVERFTKEFNVDRDTGRLQVRQDLVDRIYDQFQKAQTVIEKWVGPDRLEMRLAERSTIEERFCEVKAFLLNNIPERLSSSTSIEPTFPASTAMFHLRLPKIDLPRFDGDFSRWLSFRDTFKSMVHSNPDVPAVAKLQYLLQSLEGEAKKPFESVNVEADNYLITWDALMKRYDNQRYLKRQLFRAMYDIQPLRKESSKDLHTLTDDFDRHVKAMAKLGEPVGYWDTPLVNLLCYKLDPTKLRAWEEKTSDLRDITYQELIDFLYSRAMMLKTIVSEEQRNLQATPTRMTGSQPKKAFRLVANPVASDPKPDLPVCVVCSERHHLFRCRKFASFSPYNRRQVVTSHRLCWNCFNSGHLSRSCSSRHTCRFCNGKHHSLLHDAIKTTNFNSVPKPTSLSSNPPLPAPQRSTAPPDADPQPSTSSQQVCMTVQASNSTVLLETVMLLVVDSTGKEIPARALLDSASMCSFMTKKLANTLDLRRSTVDIAVSGIGESSKQIKRQLTAKIRSTVTKYATKLDFLILKRPTVCLPTVRIDVAAWKIPDVDLADPHFFLPADIDLIVGGEVYHELHGGSKISLGNEMPTLVETVFGWAVSGSAPINSSVTPRLCHLTTIDRDLEQSIERFWELESLLPSRALSAEEIKCEEVFSATTTRDSSGRFVVRLPLTSDPLVRVGESRSIAERRFQSLERRLKRDPATREAYVCFMADYERLGHMIMLTNPVDDSVPHCYLPLHPVFKESSTSTKVRVVFDASCKTSTGYSINDMQLVGPTIQDDLLSIIMRFRTHPIALVADIEKMYRQIQLHLDDCTYQRILWRQSPEEPLATFELQTVTYGFASAPFLATRALQRLAEDEVSRFPVAAPVFKNDFYVDDCLSGAEDVESAVQLCREASALTASAGLPLKKWASNVPEALRGIPLEDLAVSAIHSLQDDQAVSTLGLVWETRSDVLRFRVQLPLPAPVLTKRKIMSYIAQIFDPLGLVGPIITVAKLFMQRLWGLRTENGESFEWDRPLPASYQADWKEFHSTLDTIATIQVPRYVSSANATSFQLHFFSDASEKAYGSCCYIRSECDGVVRVVLLTSKSKVAPLKSHHSIARLELCGAVLSVSLSEKVYRALKLPAEMFFWTDSSTVLQWLQSPPNRWKTFVANRVSKIQNSTDVDLWMHVRGESNPADVLSRGISPPELVNHPLWWTGSPWLQLPPSQWPRTELSACQTSSTSEMRVPVAVLPAVVKDDEFADRIFGMFSSYQKLRRSIAHCMRYFRLLKAAARKTKMDPFQALTTVDLHEADLTLCRLAQKQSFPEELATLASTGRLPSSSQLKYIRTKLDSDGVIRIRGVLANATVPEATKHQIVLLAKHPLSNLLAKYYHGNLLHAGPQLMLATIRQKYWIIGGRNLVRRTFHECHKCFRCRPKMIQQSIADLPTSRVAPRRPFAVSGVDYCGPVYIKSLVRNRGPTKAYVCIFVCFTTRAVHIELVSDLSTPAFIAALRRFSARRNFPHEIHSDNGTAFRGANNKLHRIYQMLKTEHGGRKNILDWCAEYGVAWHFIPPRSPHFGGLWEAAVKSAKYHLLREIGHSNISYEDMTTLLAEVEMCLNSRPLIPMPTESDELEALTPGHFLVGESLRSPPEEDVATVPDNQLSHWKLTQKRFQRIWRRWYPEYLQQLQARATKHRRPSTVIQPNQMVIIQDDLLPPAQWPLGIITAVHPGKDGVVRVVTLRTAKRDVVSRCVNKFALLPVPEQPETNPADEQPVGEPVTAVPENNQ, encoded by the coding sequence ATGCCGAAAACCAAATCCGACGAAAGGGTGGAGGATGCCATTATTCGTCGCAAGGCTATTTTGACAAACCTGTCTGATGTTGAGAGGTTTACAAAGGAATTCAACGTTGATCGAGACACAGGGCGCCTTCAAGTTCGACAAGATTTAGTTGATCGGATCTACGACCAGTTTCAAAAGGCGCAAACCGTCATCGAGAAGTGGGTTGGGCCAGACCGGCTCGAAATGCGTTTGGCTGAGAGATCGACCATCGAGGAAAGGTTTTGTGAGGTGAAAGCATTCCTGTTGAACAACATCCCGGAAAGGTTGAGCAGTTCTACATCAATCGAGCCGACTTTTCCAGCCAGCACAGCTATGTTTCACCTACGCCTGCCCAAAATAGATTTGCCGAGGTTCGATGGTGATTTTTCGCGATGGTTGTCGTTCCGAGACACGTTCAAGTCCATGGTGCACTCGAACCCAGATGTTCCAGCGGTTGCAAAGCTGCAGTACCTGCTTCAGAGTTTGGAAGGCGAAGCCAAGAAACCTTTCGAGTCCGTAAACGTTGAGGCTGACAACTATCTTATAACTTGGGACGCGTTGATGAAGCGGTATGATAACCAGCGGTACCTGAAACGACAGCTCTTCAGGGCAATGTACGACATCCAACCTTTAAGGAAAGAGTCTTCAAAAGATCTTCATACGTTGACTGATGATTTTGACCGCCATGTGAAGGCCATGGCTAAACTGGGTGAGCCGGTAGGTTACTGGGATACTCCACTAGTGAATCTACTGTGCTACAAACTGGATCCAACGAAACTTCGAGCCTGGGAGGAGAAAACAAGCGACCTGAGAGACATCACTTACCAAGAGCTGATTGATTTCCTTTATTCTCGAGCGATGATGCTGAAGACGATCGTTTCAGAAGAGCAGCGCAACCTGCAAGCGACTCCAACGAGGATGACGGGATCCCAACCGAAGAAGGCGTTCCGATTAGTGGCCAATCCTGTTGCGTCTGATCCAAAACCCGATTTACCCGTGTGCGTAGTTTGTTCGGAACGACACCATCTATTTCGCTGTAGGAAATTTGCAAGTTTCTCTCCCTACAACCGACGGCAAGTTGTCACATCCCATCGTTTGTGTTGGAATTGTTTCAATTCCGGCCATTTATCACGATCCTGTTCCTCCAGACACACTTGTCGTTTCTGCAATGGAAAGCATCATTCTCTCCTCCATGATGCGATCAAGACCACCAACTTCAATTCGGTTCCGAAACCAACTTCGCTTTCATCGAACCCGCCACTCCCAGCTCCGCAGCGCAGTACCGCTCCTCCAGATGCAGATCCGCAACCATCAACTTCGAGCCAACAAGTCTGTATGACTGTTCAGGCATCAAACAGTACAGTTTTGCTAGAAACGGTGATGCTTTTGGTGGTTGACAGTACGGGGAAGGAAATTCCGGCGCGGGCGCTGCTTGATTCCGCTAGCATGTGCAGCTTCATGACGAAGAAGTTGGCCAACACTCTCGATCTCCGCCGTTCTACCGTTGACATTGCCGTTTCAGGGATTGGTGAATCATCCAAGCAGATCAAGCGCCAGTTAACAGCGAAGATTCGCTCAACCGTAACAAAGTACGCCACGAAGCTAGATTTCCTTATCCTCAAAAGGCCAACAGTTTGCCTACCGACAGTGAGAATTGATGTTGCTGCTTGGAAAATTCCCGACGTTGACCTGGCTGATCCACATTTTTTCCTTCCTGCGGACATTGACCTCATCGTTGGCGGAGAAGTGTACCATGAACTTCACGGCGGCAGCAAGATTTCCCTCGGCAATGAGATGCCGACTTTAGTGGAGACTGTTTTTGGATGGGCTGTATCCGGATCGGCTCCGATAAATTCCTCCGTAACACCCCGGTTATGCCATCTTACGACCATCGATCGAGACCTAGAACAATCCATCGAAAGGTTCTGGGAACTCGAATCTCTGTTGCCGTCCCGAGCTCTGTCAGCTGAAGAAATAAAGTGTGAAGAAGTGTTCAGTGCTACCACCACTCGCGATTCGTCCGGTCGTTTCGTAGTTAGATTGCCACTCACTAGTGACCCCCTGGTACGTGTTGGTGAATCAAGATCCATCGCCGAGCGCCGCTTCCAAAGTCTAGAGAGGAGACTTAAGCGAGATCCTGCCACTCGAGAAGCCTACGTTTGTTTCATGGCCGACTACGAACGTTTGGGCCACATGATCATGTTGACTAATCCAGTAGACGACTCTGTCCCCCACTGCTATCTACCACTTCATCCAGTCTTCAAAGAGTCAAGCACAAGCACCAAGGTCCGTGTTGTTTTTGACGCTTCGTGCAAGACATCAACCGGTTACTCCATCAACGATATGCAGTTGGTGGGACCTACTATCCAGGACGATCTACTGTCGATCATTATGCGCTTCCGAACCCACCCAATCGCACTCGTAGCCGACATTGAAAAGATGTACCGCCAAATACAACTGCACCTAGATGACTGTACGTACCAACGAATTCTCTGGCGCCAAAGTCCCGAAGAGCCTCTCGCAACGTTTGAGCTGCAGACTGTTACGTACGGTTTCGCTTCAGCCCCATTTTTGGCCACCCGCGCTTTACAACGCCTCGCTGAGGATGAAGTCAGCCGTTTTCCTGTTGCCGCCCCAGTTTTTAAGAACGACTTCTACGTTGACGATTGTTTGTCTGGTGCTGAAGATGTCGAATCCGCTGTTCAACTTTGCCGAGAAGCATCCGCTCTAACTGCTTCTGCCGGTTTACCACTCAAGAAATGGGCATCCAATGTTCCTGAAGCGCTTCGTGGTATTCCTCTAGAAGATTTGGCCGTATCCGCAATCCACAGCCTGCAGGACGATCAGGCTGTCTCTACGCTCGGACTAGTTTGGGAAACAAGATCTGACGTTCTACGTTTTCGAGTCCAATTGCCTCTGCCAGCTCCAGTACTCACAAAGCGCAAGATTATGTCGTACATCGCCCAGATCTTCGATCCACTTGGTTTGGTTGGACCGATTATTACCGTCGCCAAACTGTTCATGCAGCGTTTGTGGGGACTTCGAACAGAGAACGGAGAATCTTTCGAGTGGGATCGCCCACTACCAGCGTCGTACCAGGCCGATTGGAAGGAGTTCCATAGCACGCTGGATACCATCGCCACGATCCAAGTTCCTCGATACGTGTCTTCCGCCAATGCCACATCCTTTCAGTTGCATTTCTTTTCGGACGCGTCGGAGAAGGCCTACGGCAGCTGCTGCTACATTCGGTCGGAATGTGATGGAGTCGTCCGTGTCGTATTGCTGACATCGAAGTCCAAGGTCGCCCCGCTGAAGAGCCACCATAGCATTGCCCGATTGGAACTTTGTGGAGCCGTTCTGTCTGTCAGCCTATCGGAGAAGGTCTACCGTGCTCTCAAGTTGCCTGCCGAAATGTTCTTCTGGACTGATTCCTCGACGGTTCTTCAGTGGCTACAATCACCGCCCAATCGCTGGAAGACATTTGTGGCCAACCGAGTGTCTAAGATCCAGAATTCGACCGATGTAGATTTGTGGATGCATGTTCGTGGAGAATCGAATCCAGCCGATGTTCTGTCCCGTGGGATAAGTCCACCTGAGCTCGTCAATCATCCGCTTTGGTGGACTGGATCTCCATGGCTCCAGTTACCACCTTCGCAGTGGCCACGAACCGAGTTGTCAGCCTGCCAAACCAGTTCGACGAGTGAGATGAGAGTTCCAGTTGCTGTGCTTCCAGCTGTCGTGAAGGATGACGAGTTTGCAGATCGTATCTTTGGAATGTTCTCCAGTTACCAAAAACTCAGGCGCTCCATCGCTCACTGCATGCGATACTTTCGCTTGTTGAAAGCTGCTGCACGGAAGACGAAAATGGACCCATTCCAAGCGCTTACCACCGTCGATCTGCATGAAGCAGATTTGACACTTTGTCGTCTTGCCCAGAAACAGAGTTTTCCTGAGGAGTTAGCCACCCTAGCATCGACCGGCCGCCTTCCATCTTCATCGCAGTTGAAGTACATCCGCACAAAACTGGATTCGGATGGAGTCATTCGGATTAGAGGAGTTCTGGCCAACGCAACCGTTCCAGAAGCTACGAAGCATCAAATTGTTCTGCTCGCGAAACACCCACTTTCGAACCTGTTGGCGAAGTATTATCATGGGAATTTACTTCACGCCGGCCCACAACTAATGCTCGCCACGATCCGTCAAAAGTACTGGATCATTGGTGGACGCAATCTAGTGCGCCGCACATTCCATGAGTGCCACAAATGTTTCCGATGCAGACCAAAGATGATCCAGCAAAGTATCGCAGATTTGCCTACGTCCCGTGTTGCGCCCCGAAGACCGTTTGCCGTTTCTGGTGTAGACTATTGCGGACCAGTTTACATCAAGTCTCTCGTCCGAAACCGAGGCCCAACGAAAGCATACGTTTGCATCTTCGTTTGCTTTACCACACGTGCCGTTCACATCGAGTTGGTGTCTGATCTCTCCACGCCGGCCTTCATCGCTGCTCTTCGCCGATTTTCTGCCCGCCGAAACTTTCCCCACGAGATCCACAGCGACAATGGCACTGCGTTCCGAGGTGCAAACAACAAGTTGCACAGAATTTACCAGATGCTGAAAACCGAACACGGAGGACGCAAGAACATCCTGGATTGGTGTGCAGAATATGGAGTTGCGTGGCATTTCATACCACCTCGTTCGCCCCATTTCGGAGGTCTATGGGAAGCAGCAGTGAAATCAGCGAAGTATCATCTACTGAGGGAAATCGGCCACTCCAACATTTCGTACGAGGACATGACGACGTTACTAGCCGAGGTGGAGATGTGTCTTAACTCCAGGCCCTTGATCCCAATGCCAACCGAGTCCGACGAGTTAGAAGCCCTGACACCTGGACATTTCCTTGTCGGTGAAAGCCTGCGATCTCCACCCGAAGAAGACGTCGCAACTGTTCCGGATAATCAACTGTCGCATTGGAAGCTCACGCAGAAACGGTTCCAACGAATCTGGCGTAGAtggtacccagaatatctgCAGCAGCTTCAAGCCCGAGCCACCAAGCACCGTAGACCATCAACTGTAATCCAGCCCAACCAAATGGTGATCATCCAAGACGATCTGCTTCCGCCAGCCCAATGGCCACTAGGGATCATCACAGCCGTTCATCCTGGGAAAGACGGCGTCGTACGAGTGGTCACCTTACGCACTGCGAAGCGAGATGTCGTTTCCAGGTGTGTCAACAAATTTGCTCTGTTACCCGTACCAGAACAAcccgaaaccaatccagctgaTGAGCAGCCCGTTGGAGAACCGGTCACCGCAGTTCCTGAAAACAACCAATGA